In the genome of Eschrichtius robustus isolate mEscRob2 chromosome 12, mEscRob2.pri, whole genome shotgun sequence, one region contains:
- the C12H3orf18 gene encoding uncharacterized protein C3orf18 homolog has protein sequence MDSRIPSARSWVSSHPPTSEPDLEPATDGPASETTTLSPEATSFNDTRIPDVAGGTAGVGTMLLSFGIITVIGLAVAMVLYIRKKKRLEKLRHQLMPMYNFDPTEEQDELEQELLEHGRDTASVQATAAVQATQAKTTLPSQGPMQRPSRLVFTDVANAIHA, from the exons ATGGACTCCAGGATCCCATCTGCTAGGAGCTGGGTCAGCAGCCACCCACCCACCTCTGAACCTGACCTGGAGCCTGCCACAGATGGGCCAGCTTCCGAGACCACCACACTCAGCCCAGAAGCCACCAGCTTTAATGACACCAGAATCCCTGACGTGGCTGGTGGCACAGCCGGCGTGGGCACAATGCTTCTGTCCTTTGGGATCATCACAGTGATTGGCCTGGCTGTGGCCATG GTTTTgtacatcaggaagaagaagag gctgGAGAAGCTGCGCCACCAGCTCATGCCTATGTACAACTTCGACCCCACGGAGGAGCAAGATGAACTGGAGCAGGAGCTGCTGGAGCATGGGCGGGACACTGCCTCCGTGCAGGCCACCGCCGCTGTGCAGGCCACGCAGGCCAAG ACCACTCTCCCCTCTCAGGGCCCAATGCAGAGGCCTAGCCGGCTGGTGTTCACCGATGTAGCCAATGCCATCCACGCGTGA